The following proteins are co-located in the Myroides profundi genome:
- the ccsA gene encoding cytochrome c biogenesis protein CcsA, whose translation MDKKIISFFSSTRLMAVLFIVYAVALALGTFIEDRYNTTTARILIYNTKWFEFIMFVFLINFIGNIKKYRLLSKEKWATLLLHAAFILILLGAFITRYISFEGMMPIREGETADSIFSDKTFLTVMTDGEYEGEQRRRTYERPILFSPVTNNHFKVKEDFNGIDYEIEYKDFIMGATEAIAEDPNGKMFLKLVESGDGDRHEHFLEEGKVVSIHNVLFSLNKPTDGAINITKEGDEFFLDTPFGGTYMVMATQATGDVVAGTKAPLNFRSLYNMAGTQFVIPEMPIKGKMVLESDGDFKNKRNTDALVLTVRSQGKEEEVTLMGKAGRMGEPQSFKLGDLEFTMMYGSKVYTTPFQIKLNKFIAEKYPGTESSYASFESQVTVLDGAENFDARIYMNNILDYKGYRFFQAEFDRDEKGTILSVNHDFWGTWITYIGYFLLYVGLIVILFDKNTRFGDLKRKLDKVREKKASILTMLFLFLSVGAFAQHNHETPTRPNQVVIDSLIKSTAVDKEHAARFGELVIQDFGGRMKPVNTFASELLRKVYKGENYKGLNPDQVFLSMTQFTVAQQLQGAPNYWYYAELIKLPRGNDKILEALKLPKDAKYAAFIDFFDEDGNYRLAKVVEDANHSAVKNQFEKDYLDLDSKMALLNAAFTTRSLTIFPIPGHDNDKWVSPLELNEAGLKGMDSTFTKSILPRMYVPALFEAKQSGDYAKADEFLQSIKTYQNAYGKTVIPSEKKIQFEIQYNKYDIFKTLYSYYMLAAVFLFIFIISEILKPRRINKTMIKIGSWATVLLFGIHTLGLAVRWYVSGHAPWSDAYESVIYVAWATTLFGLLFGRKSELTIASTAFVAAIVLWGAHLNFMDPAIGNLQPVLNSYWLIIHVAVIVGSYGPFTLGMILGVVTLFLMILTNDKNKKKMDLNIKELTYINEMTLTVGLVLLTIGNFLGGQWANESWGRYWGWDPKETWALISIMIYAFVIHARLVPAMRGTWLYNVFSVVAYYSIMMTYFGVNFYLSGLHSYASGDKVITPTAVWWSLGFVIVLSVFSYIKYKKYLKK comes from the coding sequence ATGGATAAAAAAATAATATCTTTTTTTTCTTCGACACGGTTAATGGCGGTTCTTTTTATAGTTTATGCTGTAGCATTAGCTCTAGGAACCTTCATCGAAGATCGTTATAACACAACTACTGCCCGTATTTTAATATATAATACTAAATGGTTCGAGTTTATTATGTTTGTTTTCTTGATTAACTTTATAGGAAATATTAAGAAATACAGACTACTGAGCAAGGAGAAGTGGGCGACATTACTACTGCATGCGGCTTTTATTTTGATTTTATTAGGAGCTTTCATTACTCGTTATATTAGTTTCGAGGGGATGATGCCTATTAGAGAAGGGGAGACGGCAGATAGTATTTTTTCTGATAAAACTTTCCTTACTGTTATGACTGATGGTGAGTATGAAGGGGAACAACGTAGACGTACGTATGAGAGACCAATACTATTCTCTCCTGTAACGAATAACCACTTTAAAGTAAAAGAAGACTTTAATGGTATCGATTACGAGATAGAGTACAAAGATTTTATCATGGGAGCTACTGAGGCAATAGCAGAAGATCCTAATGGAAAAATGTTCTTAAAATTAGTAGAGTCTGGTGATGGTGATCGTCATGAACATTTCTTAGAAGAAGGAAAAGTAGTGAGTATCCACAATGTATTGTTCTCATTGAATAAACCTACTGATGGAGCAATCAATATCACAAAAGAAGGGGATGAGTTCTTTTTAGATACACCTTTTGGAGGGACATATATGGTGATGGCAACACAGGCGACAGGTGATGTAGTAGCTGGTACAAAAGCTCCTCTGAACTTTAGATCATTATATAATATGGCAGGAACACAGTTCGTTATTCCAGAAATGCCTATTAAAGGAAAGATGGTTCTAGAGTCTGATGGTGACTTTAAGAATAAAAGAAATACTGATGCTTTAGTCCTTACTGTTCGTTCTCAAGGTAAAGAGGAGGAAGTAACGTTAATGGGTAAAGCGGGAAGAATGGGAGAACCTCAGTCATTTAAATTAGGTGACTTAGAGTTTACGATGATGTATGGTAGTAAAGTGTATACTACACCATTCCAAATCAAGTTAAATAAATTCATCGCTGAGAAATATCCTGGTACAGAGAGTAGCTATGCTTCATTCGAAAGTCAGGTGACTGTATTAGACGGTGCAGAGAACTTCGATGCACGTATCTATATGAACAATATTTTAGATTATAAAGGTTACCGATTCTTCCAGGCAGAGTTCGATAGAGATGAGAAAGGAACTATCTTATCTGTGAACCATGACTTCTGGGGAACTTGGATTACGTATATAGGGTACTTCTTACTATATGTAGGATTAATAGTAATCTTATTTGATAAGAATACAAGATTTGGAGATTTGAAACGAAAATTAGATAAAGTTAGAGAGAAGAAAGCTTCTATACTTACGATGTTGTTTTTGTTCTTATCAGTAGGAGCATTCGCACAACATAATCATGAGACCCCTACACGTCCTAACCAGGTAGTGATAGACTCACTGATTAAGAGTACTGCTGTAGATAAAGAACATGCAGCAAGATTCGGAGAATTGGTTATTCAGGACTTTGGTGGTCGTATGAAACCAGTGAATACTTTTGCTTCAGAATTATTGCGTAAGGTATATAAAGGAGAAAACTATAAAGGATTAAATCCTGATCAGGTATTCCTATCGATGACTCAGTTTACGGTAGCTCAACAATTACAAGGAGCGCCTAACTACTGGTATTATGCAGAACTGATAAAATTACCTAGAGGGAATGATAAGATATTAGAGGCATTAAAGTTACCTAAAGACGCAAAGTATGCTGCGTTTATTGATTTCTTTGATGAAGATGGTAATTATAGATTGGCAAAAGTAGTAGAAGATGCTAATCACTCTGCAGTTAAAAATCAGTTTGAGAAAGACTATTTAGACTTAGATTCTAAGATGGCATTATTGAATGCTGCATTCACTACACGTAGCCTTACGATATTCCCTATACCGGGTCACGATAATGATAAATGGGTATCTCCATTAGAATTAAACGAGGCTGGTCTTAAAGGAATGGACTCTACATTTACGAAGAGCATATTACCTAGAATGTATGTACCGGCTTTATTTGAGGCAAAACAATCAGGTGATTATGCAAAGGCGGATGAATTCTTACAGAGTATTAAAACGTATCAGAATGCTTATGGTAAAACTGTAATTCCTTCTGAGAAAAAGATACAATTCGAGATTCAATATAATAAGTATGATATATTTAAGACACTATATAGTTACTATATGTTAGCTGCTGTGTTCTTATTCATCTTCATTATATCAGAGATATTAAAACCAAGACGTATTAATAAGACAATGATTAAAATCGGTAGCTGGGCTACAGTCTTATTATTCGGTATCCATACATTAGGATTAGCTGTGAGATGGTATGTATCAGGGCACGCTCCATGGAGTGATGCGTATGAGTCAGTTATCTATGTGGCATGGGCCACTACATTGTTTGGATTGCTTTTTGGACGTAAGTCTGAGTTAACGATAGCATCAACAGCATTCGTAGCTGCGATAGTGTTATGGGGAGCACATCTAAACTTTATGGATCCAGCGATTGGTAACTTACAACCAGTATTGAATTCATATTGGCTGATTATCCACGTAGCAGTTATCGTAGGTAGTTATGGTCCATTCACACTAGGTATGATATTAGGAGTCGTGACTTTATTCTTAATGATTCTTACGAATGATAAGAATAAGAAGAAAATGGATCTTAATATTAAAGAGTTAACTTATATTAATGAGATGACATTAACGGTAGGTCTAGTTCTATTAACTATTGGTAACTTCTTAGGAGGTCAATGGGCTAATGAGAGCTGGGGACGTTACTGGGGATGGGATCCTAAAGAGACATGGGCATTAATTAGTATTATGATCTATGCTTTTGTGATCCATGCTAGACTAGTGCCAGCTATGCGAGGTACATGGTTATATAATGTATTCAGTGTAGTAGCGTATTACTCTATTATGATGACTTACTTCGGTGTGAACTTTTACTTAAGTGGATTACACTCTTATGCATCAGGAGATAAAGTGATCACACCTACTGCTGTATGGTGGTCATTAGGATTTGTGATAGTATTAAGTGTCTTCTCTTATATTAAATATAAAAAATACTTGAAGAAATAG